From a region of the Cryptococcus depauperatus CBS 7841 chromosome 6, complete sequence genome:
- a CDS encoding glucose-repressible alcohol dehydrogenase transcriptional effector: protein MRHRLQTPISPHRNSSLIRIQSSDIAEAAAAAAVAEAEANGHFTDAFQPFRLQIHKHCMFYPHHQSQQSTGTSAQKHLESPDVRLPGSSTSWTRHPSFTPNLPMPSPSGYPPLGASYAPVGGSHHHGNVNVHNGLHGPHPSFGGGMGGGMASGGLNHAPSGFGMSMFQGGVQGSPPRGEPVPMTGHWQNQASRVASSPHHRARAAAISSRATNKPAAVAIVDPNAPPDSSYGLHKKNTSVVFNGEPIFTPPITESSLAAAPNNADPATPAHPPDVDENSDVRPNDPWQGLDLGGIRLKRLSTALFSFTHITSLYINHNALISIPSAISQLRNLTLLDATGNELTSIPVEIGVLCKLKELLLFDNNLTTLPFELGTLYQLECLGIDGNPMNSEYRKKLVEDGTRGLITHLRDHAPPGPSPPERQWIDLDADIDSPTTGKQESFSVLTYNILCHSFAPGTTYSYTPSWALDWDYRKRLLLEEIAMASADIVCLQEIDCKQYADYFYPELKKKGYDGQHYPRSRAKTMTVDEQKSVDGCATFWKEDKFKLVESQVVEYNQLALQKTDMRTEDMFNRVMSRDNIAVVAALEFRASGGRLLVANSHIYWDHRYRDVKLVQIGMLMEELEKIVEGFGKYPVKLDANPEYNNGKPPRYDRSEKGRDIPLIMCVDLNSLSGSAVYDYLSNGEIAGNHEDFMSHLYGRYTADGLQHRLGLRSSCAGLGEMRMTNFTPTFDAAIDYIFYTPKTIKVTSVLGDVDRDYLDKTVGFPNAHFPSDHIPVFVHFRIKGQSNAVNGSLE, encoded by the exons ATGCGCCACCGGTTACAAACGCCGATATCTCC CCATAGAAACTCCAGCTTAATTCGTATTCAATCCAGCGATATAGCagaagcagcagcagcagcagcagtagCAGAAGCAGA AGCTAATGGTCACTTTACCGACGCATTCCAACCTTTCCGTTTACAAATCCACAAG CACTGTATGTTTTATCCCCACCACCAGTCACAGCAGTCCACCGGCACATCGGCCCAAAAACACCTTGAATCTCCAGATGTCAGGCTTCCGGGTTCATCCACTTCATGGACACGGCATCCCTCCTTTACGCCCAATTTGCCCATGCCTTCACCCTCGGGATATCCTCCACTAGGTGCAAGCTATGCTCCAGTCGGAGGCAGTCATCATCATGGCAATGTCAACGTCCACAATGGCTTACATGGGCCACACCCGAGTTTTGGAGGAGGAATGGGAGGCGGAATGGCCAGTGGAGGGTTGAACCATGCACCCAGTGGGTTTGGGATGAGCATGTTCCAAGGCGGAGTGCAAGGGAGTCCACCGAGGGGAGAACCAGTGCCGATGACGGGTCATTGGCAGAATCAA GCTTCCCGAGTGGCTTCATCGCCGCACCACCGAGCGCGTGCGGCCGCCATTTCGTCGAGAGCGACTAATAAACCAGCGGCCGTTGCTATTGTTGATCCCAATGCTCCCCCAGACTCTTCATATGGCCTTCACAAGAAGAATACCTCCGTCGTGTTTAACGGTGAACCCATCTTTACGCCTCCGATTACTgaatcttctcttgccgCCGCCCCAAACAATGCTGACCCAGCCACGCCTGCTCATCCGCCCGACGTAGATGAGAATAGCGACGTACGGCCGAATGATCCGTGGCAAGGGCTTGACTTGGGTGGAATACGGTTAAAGAGGTTATCAACTGCGTTGTTTTCCTTTACCCACATTACATCACTGTACATCAACCACAATGCTCTCATTTCTATTCCATCTGCCATCTCTCAACTCCGCAATCTGACTCTTCTCGATGCCACTGGTAATGAGCTCACATCTATTCCTGTCGAGATTGGCGTCCTCTGCAAACTGAAAGAACTCTTACTCTTCGACAACAACCTGACTACTCTTCCGTTTGAGCTCGGCACGCTTTACCAACTTGAATGTTTAGGAATTGATGGTAACCCAATGAATTCTGAGTACCGGAAAAAACTGGTAGAAGACGGAACCCGAGGCTTGATTACCCATCTTCGGGATCATGCGCCTCCCGGTCCATCTCCGCCGGAGCGGCAGTGGATTGACCTCGATGCTGACATTGATTCTCCTACAACTGGCAAGCAAGAATCCTTCTCTGTCCTGACTTACAACATTCTCTGTCACTCTTTTGCACCTGGAACGACTTATAGCTATACCCCCTCTTGGGCTTTGGATTGGGATTACAGGAAGAGGTTGctgttggaagagattgcaATGGCTTCGGCTGATATTGTCTGTTTACAAGAAATTGATTGTAAACAATATGCGGATTACTTTTATCcagaattgaaaaagaaggggTACGATGGACAACATTATCCGAGGTCGAGAGCAAAGACAATGACGGTGGATGAACAAAAGTCTGTTGATGGATGTGCGAcattttggaaagaggaCAA GTTCAAATTGGTGGAATCTCAGGTCGTAGAGTACAATCAGCTTGCCCTTCAGAAAACCGACATGCGCACAGAAGATATGTTTAATCGAGTCATGTCGCGTGACAATATTGCCGTTGTTGCAGCTTTAGAATTCCGAGCGTCTGGCGGTCGTCTCTTGGTTGCCAACTCGCACATTTACTGGGATCATCGCTATCGAGACGTCAAGCTTGTCCAGATTGGCATGCTCATGGAGGAactggaaaagattgtcGAAGGTTTTGGCAAGTATCCGGTAAAACTTGACGCCAACCCAGAGTATAACAACGGAAAGCCACCACGATACGACCGTTCAGAGAAGGGAAGGGATATTCCGCTCATCATGTGCGTCGATCTCAACTCTCTCTCTGGCTCAGCTGTGTACGATTACCTGTCGAATGGAGAAATTGCGGGCAACCATGAAGATTTCATGTCGCACTTGTATGGCCGATATACAGCTGACGGCCTTCAACATCGTCTGGGTTTAAGGAGTTCGTGTGCAGGGCTTGGAGAGATGCGAATGACCAATTTTACACCCACATTCGATGCGGCGATTGATTACATTTTTTACACACCGAAAACGATCAAGGTGACAAGTGTGTTAGGGGATGTGGATAGGGATTATCTAGATAAGACTGTTGGTTTCCCAAATGCCCATTTCCCATCAGA CCATATTCCTGTATTTGTCCACTTTAGGATCAAGGGTCAATCGAACGCCGTTAATGGCTCTCTTGAATGA